In the genome of Aequorivita sp. H23M31, the window TTATTGAAATGCTTCTGATAGAATATTTGCATCGCTCCATAAAATCTATCAAAATAAACCGCATCTTTTTGGGTGCTTTCGCCTTTGTAATGCAGAACGGTGGCACTTCCGAAGTAATGATTTTTATAACCGGCCTGGGTTATTTTATACGAAAGATCAATATCCTCTCCGTACATAAAGTAATCTTCATCAAATCCTCCCACCTCATTATAAACCGATCGTTTTAGAAGCATAAAGGCTCCCACCAAAACATCTACCTCACCCTTGGAAGTTTCGCTTAATTTGGAATAATATTTTTTAGAAAAACCTGCCAATTTCTTAAGAGAAACCTTGGGCGTGGGTAAGTTCCGCTTACTTTCCGGCAGGAAATTTCCAGTACCATCCATTAGATAAACCCCTAAAGCTCCGAGATTGGAAATCCCTTCGGCATAATCCAAAACTTGATGAAAGGTATTTTCCGTAACAGCGGTATCCGGATTTAATATACAGAGATATTCCCCTTTTGCCACAGCGACGGCCTGATTATTTGCCTTACTGAAGCCTACATTATCTTTGTTTTCTATTAAAGTAATACCCGGGAATAGAGATTTAACCATTTCACAACTTTCATCTTGTGAATTATTATCGATTACTATAATCTCAGCATCCAAAGATTCTATCGCTTGTTGTACAGAGCGAAGGCACTGCTCCAAAAAGTAACGGACATTGTAGTTGAGAATAACAACGGAGAGTTTCAAAAGCTAGAGACTTTTTAACGAAGTTTCAAAGGGAATACGGTGCAGTATGCTTCGACCCAAAGTTACTTCATCTGCATATTCCAGTTCATCCCCTACCGAAATTCCACGGGCAATTGTAGTGGTGGTAATGTTGAAAGGTTCTATCTGTTTATAAATATAGAAATTGGTAGTGTCACCCTCCATTGTTGAGCTGAGCGCAAAAATCAATTCGCTGATATTTCCAGTTTTTACTTTTTCCACCAAAGAGGTAATGGCCAGATCTCCTGGGCCAATTCCGTCCATAGGAGAGATTTTTCCACCTAGAACGTGGTAATGTCCGCGAAATTGGCTGGTATTTTCTATAGCCATCACATCTCTAATATCTTCTACAA includes:
- the recR gene encoding recombination mediator RecR, translating into MEFSSKLLENAVNEMSQLPGIGKRTALRLVLHLLKQPQEQTGKLAAALTKMRENINFCANCHNISDTALCEICANPKRDGQLVCVVEDIRDVMAIENTSQFRGHYHVLGGKISPMDGIGPGDLAITSLVEKVKTGNISELIFALSSTMEGDTTNFYIYKQIEPFNITTTTIARGISVGDELEYADEVTLGRSILHRIPFETSLKSL
- a CDS encoding glycosyltransferase family 2 protein, with the translated sequence MKLSVVILNYNVRYFLEQCLRSVQQAIESLDAEIIVIDNNSQDESCEMVKSLFPGITLIENKDNVGFSKANNQAVAVAKGEYLCILNPDTAVTENTFHQVLDYAEGISNLGALGVYLMDGTGNFLPESKRNLPTPKVSLKKLAGFSKKYYSKLSETSKGEVDVLVGAFMLLKRSVYNEVGGFDEDYFMYGEDIDLSYKITQAGYKNHYFGSATVLHYKGESTQKDAVYFDRFYGAMQIFYQKHFNKNLFLENAVSIGVDLAKKTKGLTSGKNSKSSPKPVNYYVFTENSQLLEKLNRAVKGNFEIVTKEFYEQTDVQNSLLVFDAEYLTYEEIFELMKNLKGKNNLFRIKPPACNFIIGSDQSDEKGGVIVF